In the genome of Persephonella sp. KM09-Lau-8, one region contains:
- a CDS encoding CBS domain-containing protein has translation MIVKDVMSKEVHLVQPTASLKEALKIMKEKNVKALVVDKQHPHDAYGIITYTSLLKAIYMEEGDIDLLNVYDVAVKPAISISEEIDIKYAAKMMVNFNIKRLLVVENNEIKGIISMTDIIESLFKEIGE, from the coding sequence ATGATTGTAAAAGATGTTATGAGCAAAGAAGTCCACCTTGTTCAGCCTACAGCATCATTAAAAGAAGCACTAAAAATAATGAAGGAAAAGAATGTTAAAGCTCTTGTGGTTGATAAGCAACATCCACATGATGCTTACGGAATAATTACTTACACAAGCCTTCTTAAAGCTATATATATGGAAGAAGGTGATATAGACCTTCTTAATGTTTATGATGTTGCCGTTAAACCTGCTATAAGTATTTCTGAAGAAATTGATATTAAATATGCTGCAAAGATGATGGTAAATTTCAATATAAAAAGGCTTCTGGTAGTTGAGAATAATGAGATAAAAGGAATAATATCAATGACAGATATAATAGAATCTCTTTTCAAAGAGATAGGGGAATAA
- a CDS encoding OmpH family outer membrane protein — translation MKKLIFAFFLAISLTGFATAQNIAFVDVAKIMNISKKGEEYKKELKAKIQYYKEKLDKIQKEIKEIQKQLESPVLSPEAKKKKEEKLKQLKTEGIKLQIQAEQELQKIKAQAERKLVKDIKNIVEKYAQEHNIDIVLVGGTLYQDKAIDITDEILKLYDKGAK, via the coding sequence ATGAAAAAATTAATATTCGCTTTCTTTTTGGCTATTTCACTTACAGGTTTTGCAACTGCCCAAAACATTGCATTTGTAGATGTTGCAAAAATAATGAACATATCTAAAAAAGGTGAAGAGTATAAAAAAGAGCTAAAAGCAAAAATTCAATATTACAAAGAAAAATTAGATAAAATACAAAAAGAGATAAAAGAAATTCAGAAACAACTGGAAAGCCCTGTATTGAGCCCAGAAGCCAAAAAGAAAAAAGAAGAAAAACTAAAGCAGCTTAAAACCGAAGGAATAAAACTTCAGATTCAGGCAGAACAGGAACTCCAAAAAATAAAAGCACAGGCAGAAAGAAAGCTTGTAAAAGATATTAAAAATATTGTGGAAAAGTATGCCCAAGAACACAACATAGACATAGTTCTGGTTGGAGGAACTTTGTATCAGGACAAAGCAATAGATATAACAGATGAAATTTTAAAACTGTATGATAAAGGTGCAAAATGA
- a CDS encoding DUF1538 domain-containing protein — MSDIKIFLGLLKDSIRDLLPIILVIAFFQIVIIQQVPENLFSIVTGLSIVAFGLAVFIQGLETGIFPLGENLANEFARKGSLFWLLLFAFLIGFSTTIAEPALIAIADKAAVISGGKIDAFWLRFTVALSVGFAISLGVLRIILGHPIHWYIIVGYIIVVLITFFAPAEIVGLAYDSGGVTTSTVTVPLVTALGIGLASSIRGRNPVIDGFGLIAFASLTPMIFVQLYGIAVYTFSSPPKAVVQSQLPIEEVTYSEHEPHWITEIFLDLIGVIKDIIPILAVIFFFQFFIIKRPIPHPKKIGIGIILVIIGLYSFIVGLDMGLFPLGETMALQLTQMKNVFLIYLFGFLIGFSTTMAEPALIAVALKAKEVSAGKINDFILRVFVALGVAIGIALGCYRIVHGDSIHYYIIAGYILVIIMTYFAPRYIIPIAYDSGGVTTSTVTVPLVAALGIGLATNIPGRDPLIDGFGLIAFASLFPMITVMGYGIFAEYLVKITKEGKK; from the coding sequence TTGTCTGATATAAAAATCTTCTTAGGACTTTTAAAGGATTCTATAAGAGATTTATTGCCTATTATACTGGTTATAGCCTTTTTCCAGATTGTTATTATTCAGCAAGTTCCAGAAAATCTGTTTTCTATTGTAACAGGTCTTTCTATAGTTGCCTTTGGTCTGGCTGTGTTTATTCAGGGACTTGAAACAGGAATATTTCCCCTTGGGGAAAATCTTGCCAATGAGTTTGCCAGAAAAGGTTCTCTTTTCTGGCTTTTGCTGTTTGCATTTTTGATAGGATTTTCAACCACAATTGCTGAACCTGCACTTATTGCTATAGCTGATAAAGCTGCTGTAATATCAGGAGGAAAAATAGATGCCTTCTGGCTTAGATTTACAGTTGCACTTTCTGTTGGATTTGCTATTTCCCTTGGGGTTTTAAGAATTATTTTAGGTCATCCTATCCACTGGTATATTATCGTAGGGTATATAATTGTTGTGCTTATAACCTTTTTTGCCCCTGCTGAGATAGTTGGTCTGGCTTATGATAGTGGGGGTGTTACAACTTCTACAGTTACAGTTCCTCTTGTCACAGCTCTCGGTATTGGTCTTGCCTCAAGTATTAGGGGAAGAAATCCTGTAATAGATGGATTTGGTCTGATAGCATTTGCTTCACTTACTCCAATGATTTTTGTTCAGCTTTATGGTATTGCAGTTTATACATTCTCTTCACCGCCTAAAGCAGTAGTTCAATCCCAGCTTCCTATAGAAGAAGTAACTTATTCTGAGCATGAACCCCACTGGATTACAGAAATTTTTTTAGACCTGATAGGGGTTATTAAAGATATTATCCCTATACTTGCTGTAATATTCTTTTTCCAGTTTTTTATAATAAAACGTCCTATTCCCCATCCTAAAAAGATAGGTATCGGAATAATCCTTGTTATTATTGGTCTTTATTCATTTATTGTAGGGCTGGATATGGGTCTGTTTCCTCTGGGAGAAACTATGGCACTTCAACTTACCCAGATGAAAAACGTTTTCCTGATTTATCTTTTTGGATTTTTAATAGGATTTTCAACTACTATGGCTGAACCTGCACTTATTGCAGTTGCCTTAAAAGCCAAAGAGGTCAGTGCAGGAAAGATAAATGATTTCATTCTAAGGGTCTTTGTTGCTCTTGGAGTTGCTATAGGAATAGCACTTGGCTGTTATAGAATTGTCCATGGGGATTCAATACATTACTATATTATTGCAGGCTATATTCTGGTGATAATTATGACTTACTTTGCTCCACGGTATATAATTCCGATAGCTTATGATAGTGGCGGTGTTACAACATCCACAGTTACAGTTCCTCTTGTTGCTGCCCTTGGTATTGGACTTGCGACTAATATCCCTGGAAGAGACCCTCTTATAGATGGTTTTGGGTTAATAGCTTTTGCCTCTTTGTTTCCCATGATAACTGTTATGGGATATGGCATTTTTGCCGAGTATCTGGTTAAGATAACAAAGGAGGGGAAAAAATGA
- the lpxD gene encoding UDP-3-O-(3-hydroxymyristoyl)glucosamine N-acyltransferase, producing MRLSEIAERFNGKLIGEDIEIKGLKSLETAGEGELSFVADKKFVEKAKNTKASALLTFEQLNIKIPQVVVKNPQNVFYKLIELLYSEEQKIGISEKASLGKDVQIGENVYIGDFAVIEEGVKIGNNVQIYPNVYIGKDVEIGDNTIIYPNVVIYKNTTIGKNVIIHSGAVIASDGFGFYQEDGQHKKIKHIGRVIIEDNVEIGANTTIDRAMVDETIIKKGTKIDNLVMIAHNCQIGENTILVSQVGIAGSTKIGKNVILAGQVGVADHITIGDNVIVTAKSGVGKDLEPNKVYGSGLQAIEWSKWKKVMFYLYKLPEIIKKLK from the coding sequence ATGAGACTCTCAGAAATAGCGGAAAGATTTAACGGTAAGCTTATAGGTGAAGATATAGAGATTAAAGGTCTAAAAAGCCTTGAAACAGCCGGTGAAGGAGAACTATCCTTCGTAGCAGACAAAAAATTTGTAGAAAAAGCAAAAAATACAAAGGCTTCAGCACTTTTAACATTTGAGCAACTAAATATCAAAATACCTCAGGTCGTTGTTAAAAACCCCCAAAATGTTTTTTACAAACTAATAGAACTCTTATACTCTGAAGAACAGAAAATAGGAATATCAGAAAAAGCATCATTAGGGAAAGATGTCCAGATAGGAGAAAATGTCTATATCGGGGATTTTGCTGTTATAGAAGAAGGGGTAAAAATAGGAAACAATGTCCAGATTTATCCCAACGTGTATATAGGAAAAGATGTAGAAATAGGAGATAACACAATCATATATCCAAATGTGGTTATTTATAAAAACACAACCATTGGCAAGAATGTGATTATACACTCTGGAGCAGTAATAGCCTCTGATGGATTTGGATTTTATCAGGAAGATGGGCAGCACAAAAAGATTAAGCATATTGGTAGGGTAATAATAGAAGACAACGTTGAAATTGGAGCAAACACAACAATAGACAGGGCTATGGTGGATGAAACCATAATCAAAAAAGGCACGAAAATAGATAATCTTGTAATGATAGCCCATAACTGTCAGATTGGAGAGAATACCATACTGGTTTCACAGGTTGGAATAGCGGGTAGCACCAAAATAGGCAAGAATGTAATACTTGCAGGTCAGGTAGGAGTAGCAGACCATATAACAATCGGGGATAACGTAATCGTAACCGCAAAATCCGGTGTAGGAAAGGATTTGGAGCCTAACAAAGTTTATGGCTCAGGGCTTCAGGCAATAGAATGGTCAAAATGGAAAAAGGTAATGTTTTATCTCTACAAACTCCCGGAAATCATCAAAAAGCTTAAATAG
- a CDS encoding ABC transporter ATP-binding protein, with product MSSAIKTENLKKVYYLEGAEIHALKGINLEIKDGEMVALMGPSGSGKSTLLHLLGGIDIPTEGKVFIKDKDIFHLPEKLLSRFRNENIGFVFQFHYLLPEFTALENVMLPAEIYKKKDAKEKAKEILVRLGLGHRLGHRPSQMSGGEQQRVAIARAIINNPDILLADEPTGNLDSENSKIVMNILKEMNEKYKVTMVIATHDMEVAEYCSRIIKLKDGKLIEA from the coding sequence ATGAGTAGTGCAATAAAAACAGAAAATCTAAAAAAGGTTTACTATCTGGAAGGTGCAGAGATACATGCCCTAAAAGGTATAAATCTGGAAATAAAAGATGGTGAGATGGTTGCTCTGATGGGTCCTTCTGGCTCAGGAAAAAGCACACTTTTACATCTTCTTGGAGGAATAGATATACCAACCGAAGGCAAAGTTTTTATAAAAGATAAAGATATTTTTCATCTCCCTGAAAAGCTGCTCTCAAGGTTTAGAAATGAAAATATAGGATTTGTTTTCCAGTTTCATTATTTACTTCCAGAATTTACAGCACTTGAAAATGTAATGCTCCCTGCTGAAATTTATAAAAAGAAGGATGCAAAGGAAAAAGCAAAGGAAATTCTGGTAAGATTAGGTTTGGGACACAGATTGGGACACAGACCATCCCAGATGTCAGGAGGTGAACAACAAAGGGTAGCAATAGCAAGAGCAATTATAAACAATCCAGACATATTACTGGCAGATGAACCAACAGGAAATCTGGACAGCGAAAACAGTAAAATAGTTATGAACATATTAAAAGAAATGAACGAAAAGTATAAGGTGACAATGGTCATTGCAACCCATGATATGGAAGTGGCAGAATACTGTAGTAGAATAATCAAACTCAAGGATGGAAAGCTGATAGAGGCTTGA
- the bamA gene encoding outer membrane protein assembly factor BamA: MATWFNSGSGCEKGWLSWYKSEKTKTNQEKRKRSSSYINITGGIIPLFFILLILFFPLSIKAQENNQILQTGSLAEEVNKIYRLRKIEIKGLKYVNPELIYPLITIGKGAIVTRDNVAQIIRDLYKLGYFRDIEAYTRYTENGIDLIFVFKELPVVQKIEFEGNDEISDEDLMQVLGIITKERTESGMMLPFSTIGPELAEKMASIRRGLGRVFSPDEINKMIQAIKKKYEKEGFYNVKVSYYFKGSTLVFKIDEGQRAYVARIDIVGNKQLDEDEIEDVMETKERSVWKLRFHPRLQKDVLFEDIERIRELYISKGFFEVQIDKPEIKLKNGEEYYITIKIHEGPRYRLSGIEFKNNNYYTNDELIQKFKDDIKIGDYYDGEIIERIKKEVTNKYTELGFIFAMVFDEKVLDKKAKKVKVVYDIQPGKVFYVDKIDISGNYESRDYVIRRELRFAPGDLFKRQSLYRSQSRLYALGFYDAIGFDPHVKEQEGKIDVDVKVKERFTGQISVGAGYSQLTGFSAFLSLRKGNFLGTGDTAGISLTIGSDYRNNSISYLHRWAFYKPVNLGFSLYDRYVDYTTFVSEKQGFSPTLSWELSEYWRIGTGITIERGKYKDITEDAPYRIKAQAGSYSLVATYLNLSRSDIDNPILPTRGSNFSITFKVGYGTRGFYKTAISYSKIFPDEIFYTDWIFSFKGRYGIVEKMKDKIPLDEYFFVGGDFSIRGFDYGMAGPYDSNKDPIGAKQQIVFNFQLSHPIAERFLWGYIFTDMGKGYDNGNPFDDMFYSVGGGIKIVTPMAPIDIYYGKVLNAPEGVSDSRIGFVLGTFF, translated from the coding sequence ATTGCCACCTGGTTCAACAGCGGAAGTGGTTGTGAAAAAGGATGGCTCAGTTGGTATAAAAGTGAAAAAACAAAAACAAACCAAGAAAAAAGAAAAAGAAGTAGCAGCTACATAAATATCACAGGGGGAATAATCCCCCTCTTTTTTATTTTATTAATCTTATTCTTCCCCCTATCAATCAAAGCTCAGGAAAATAATCAAATCCTTCAAACAGGCAGTCTCGCTGAAGAAGTAAATAAAATTTATCGCCTGCGGAAAATAGAAATAAAAGGTCTTAAGTATGTTAACCCTGAACTTATATATCCTCTCATAACCATAGGAAAAGGAGCAATAGTCACAAGGGATAATGTAGCCCAGATAATCAGAGACCTTTATAAGCTAGGATATTTTCGTGATATCGAGGCTTACACAAGATACACAGAGAATGGAATTGACCTGATATTTGTATTCAAAGAACTTCCAGTCGTCCAGAAAATAGAGTTTGAAGGGAATGATGAGATTTCAGATGAAGATTTAATGCAGGTTTTGGGAATCATTACAAAAGAAAGAACAGAATCAGGAATGATGCTTCCTTTTTCCACAATAGGCCCTGAACTTGCAGAAAAAATGGCATCTATCCGTAGAGGACTGGGAAGAGTTTTCTCCCCTGATGAAATAAACAAGATGATTCAGGCCATTAAGAAAAAATATGAAAAAGAAGGTTTTTACAACGTCAAAGTCTCATATTACTTTAAAGGATCAACCCTCGTATTCAAAATAGATGAAGGCCAGAGAGCATACGTGGCACGAATAGATATAGTTGGTAATAAACAGTTAGATGAAGATGAGATAGAAGATGTAATGGAAACCAAAGAAAGAAGTGTATGGAAACTAAGATTTCATCCCCGTCTACAAAAAGATGTTCTTTTTGAGGATATAGAAAGGATAAGGGAGCTATATATAAGCAAAGGATTCTTTGAAGTTCAGATTGATAAACCAGAAATAAAATTAAAAAATGGAGAAGAATACTACATAACAATAAAAATACATGAAGGTCCCAGATACAGACTTTCTGGAATTGAGTTCAAAAATAATAATTACTACACAAATGATGAGCTTATACAAAAATTCAAGGATGACATAAAAATTGGAGATTATTATGATGGCGAGATTATAGAAAGAATTAAAAAAGAGGTAACAAACAAATACACAGAACTTGGATTTATATTTGCAATGGTATTTGATGAAAAAGTGCTTGATAAAAAAGCAAAAAAAGTAAAAGTAGTATATGACATACAGCCAGGAAAAGTATTCTATGTAGACAAAATAGATATTTCAGGGAACTATGAATCAAGGGACTACGTAATAAGAAGGGAGCTTAGATTTGCCCCTGGTGATTTATTCAAAAGACAATCATTATACCGAAGCCAGTCAAGGCTTTATGCCCTCGGTTTCTATGATGCAATTGGTTTTGACCCTCATGTAAAAGAGCAGGAAGGAAAAATAGATGTTGACGTAAAAGTAAAAGAAAGATTTACAGGTCAGATTTCTGTAGGTGCAGGATACAGCCAGTTAACAGGATTTTCTGCATTTTTATCCCTGAGAAAAGGTAATTTCCTTGGAACAGGTGATACAGCAGGCATTTCCCTTACAATCGGTTCTGACTACAGGAACAACTCAATCTCTTACCTCCACAGGTGGGCTTTTTACAAACCTGTAAATCTTGGATTTAGCCTTTATGACAGATATGTAGACTACACAACATTTGTATCAGAGAAACAGGGATTTTCTCCAACATTATCGTGGGAGCTTTCTGAATACTGGAGAATAGGAACAGGTATCACAATAGAGAGAGGTAAGTACAAAGATATAACCGAGGATGCCCCATACAGAATAAAAGCACAGGCCGGAAGTTACAGTCTGGTGGCTACATATCTAAACCTGAGCCGTTCAGACATAGATAACCCAATATTACCCACAAGGGGAAGTAACTTCAGTATCACATTTAAGGTAGGATATGGGACAAGGGGCTTTTATAAAACGGCTATTAGTTACTCAAAAATATTCCCTGATGAGATTTTTTATACGGACTGGATTTTCTCATTTAAAGGTAGATACGGAATAGTTGAAAAAATGAAAGATAAAATTCCTCTCGATGAATACTTCTTTGTAGGTGGAGACTTCTCCATCAGAGGATTTGATTATGGAATGGCAGGTCCTTATGACAGTAATAAAGACCCTATAGGTGCAAAACAACAGATTGTATTTAATTTTCAGCTTTCTCATCCAATAGCGGAAAGATTTTTATGGGGATATATCTTCACAGATATGGGAAAAGGTTATGACAATGGAAATCCATTTGATGATATGTTTTACTCTGTAGGTGGTGGTATAAAAATAGTCACCCCAATGGCACCGATTGATATATATTATGGTAAAGTGTTAAATGCACCTGAAGGTGTAAGTGATTCAAGGATAGGATTTGTTCTTGGAACATTTTTCTAA
- a CDS encoding ABC transporter permease, whose translation MPLYIKIAIKYLLSLKSKALSFMTVISFIGITVGVSALLITLAVMSGFQWGLKEKLLETSPHIVIFKITGKFTEYKDLYPYFKEIKDIVDFQPFVYSQALASKGGNVKSITIRGVDPDKDKKIMMVNTKLIAGNYDNLKKPNHVLVGKDVAIALDIWVGDSFKIMSPFGRKTPLGFIPKIKKVYVAGIVDFGMYEYDSTYVQMSLKEAQKFFDMKDAVTGIQVKVKDPFKADIVKKELEKYLSYPYLVRSWMDLNKSLFQALQLEKLAMFLVIALIVLVASFNISSLLITKAREKRKDIAILKTIGADSRFILKVFLWQGLLIGITGTVIGTIIGLSVIYVADTYHLVKLNPEVYMISYLPLKISFIDISAVFISSLLICFISSILPAYFASKELPAEVLRYE comes from the coding sequence ATGCCTTTATATATAAAGATAGCTATAAAGTACCTGCTTTCATTAAAATCAAAAGCTTTATCATTTATGACAGTAATATCATTTATAGGTATTACCGTTGGTGTTTCTGCTTTATTAATCACACTTGCAGTTATGAGTGGTTTCCAGTGGGGGTTAAAAGAAAAATTGCTGGAGACATCTCCCCATATTGTAATCTTCAAAATAACAGGAAAGTTCACAGAGTATAAAGATTTATACCCTTATTTTAAAGAGATAAAAGATATTGTTGATTTTCAGCCTTTTGTTTATTCTCAGGCTCTTGCCTCTAAAGGTGGAAATGTAAAATCAATAACAATCAGAGGTGTTGACCCTGACAAAGACAAAAAAATAATGATGGTAAATACAAAACTGATAGCAGGTAATTATGATAATTTAAAAAAACCAAATCATGTTTTGGTAGGAAAAGATGTTGCCATTGCTCTGGATATATGGGTGGGAGACAGCTTCAAAATAATGTCCCCTTTTGGTAGGAAAACGCCCCTTGGATTTATCCCTAAAATAAAAAAGGTTTATGTGGCAGGAATAGTTGATTTTGGAATGTATGAGTATGACTCAACCTATGTCCAGATGTCACTAAAAGAAGCCCAGAAATTTTTCGATATGAAGGATGCTGTAACAGGAATTCAGGTAAAAGTCAAAGACCCCTTTAAAGCAGATATAGTCAAAAAAGAACTTGAGAAATATTTATCTTATCCATATTTAGTTCGTTCATGGATGGATTTAAATAAAAGTCTGTTTCAGGCTTTGCAGCTGGAAAAACTGGCAATGTTTCTGGTTATAGCATTAATCGTCCTTGTGGCATCATTTAATATCTCCAGTCTGCTTATAACTAAAGCCAGAGAAAAAAGAAAAGATATTGCTATTCTCAAAACTATCGGAGCCGATAGTAGATTTATACTAAAGGTTTTTCTGTGGCAGGGGCTATTAATAGGAATAACAGGAACAGTTATAGGAACGATTATAGGATTGTCCGTTATATATGTTGCAGACACCTATCATCTGGTAAAGCTAAATCCAGAGGTTTATATGATTAGTTATCTACCCCTTAAAATATCATTTATTGATATATCTGCTGTTTTTATATCATCACTACTGATATGTTTTATATCCTCAATTCTGCCTGCATATTTTGCTTCAAAGGAGCTACCTGCAGAGGTTTTAAGATATGAGTAG
- a CDS encoding 30S ribosomal protein S15, producing MSITAEKKQELIKKYGRFEGDTGSPEVQIAILTERIRNLTEHIKR from the coding sequence ATGTCAATCACTGCAGAAAAGAAGCAGGAATTAATTAAAAAATACGGAAGATTTGAAGGAGATACAGGTTCTCCAGAGGTTCAGATTGCTATTCTTACAGAAAGGATAAGAAATCTTACAGAGCATATCAAAAGAA
- a CDS encoding ATP-dependent Clp protease ATP-binding subunit: MFEKFTERARKVILNAREKALEYKSNYLGSEHLLLSLLEEEDIPVLVLSRFGLTVDKVKRTLTSQMVHGSHSGEVLFAPDAKRVLEFAVEEARILHHQFVGPEHLLIGIVREKTGLGGRVLRGFGIDEYSIRKEILQILGEIPPQEQVKQVPTPNIDRFSRDLTALAREGKLDPVIGRDKEIDRVIQILSRRRKNNPVLIGEPGVGKTSIVEGLAQRIANKEVPEPLQSKRIVALDLAALVAGTKYRGQFEERLKNILKELEKAPYIILFIDELHTLVGAGAAEGSIDASNMLKPALARGEIQVIGATTIDEYRKYIEKDGALERRFQPVLVEPPTPEDTIKILMGLKKKFEEFHEVEYTKSAIEKAVDYSVKYITDRQLPDKAIDLIDEAGAWVRIREMELPPKLRKIEEKIKKIEEEKAKAAREQDYEKAARLRDEELKLRAKFETLKAEWKEKRKIKKPKVKDKDIAQVVAKWTGIPVARLTESQAEKLLHIEEELHKRVVDQDEAIKAISKAIRRNSVGLKGAHRPIGVFMFLGPTGVGKTETAKALAEYLFGTEDALIRFDMSEYMEKHTVSRLIGAPPGYVGYEEGGQLTEAVRRRPYSVILFDEIEKAHPDVFNIFLQIFDDGRLTDSFGRVVDFSNTIIIMTSNLGARLILESGKVGFEQKSGMLDYEEMKKNVLQQVKKHFSPEFLNRLDEIIVFKPLDKEVMKGIIDIQLKEINKRLKEWGITVKLSKKFVDYLIEKEFRPEFGARSIKRALQSLVEDLLAEEILKGKLPPGSTAEVVVKKDGSVGIKVKKQKQTKKKEKEVAAT, encoded by the coding sequence ATGTTTGAAAAATTTACAGAAAGAGCGAGGAAAGTAATACTTAACGCAAGAGAAAAAGCTTTAGAATATAAAAGCAACTATCTGGGAAGTGAACATCTTCTTCTTTCACTGCTGGAGGAAGAGGATATTCCAGTTCTGGTTTTATCTAGATTTGGACTTACTGTTGATAAAGTAAAAAGAACCCTTACATCCCAAATGGTTCATGGAAGTCATTCAGGTGAGGTTTTATTTGCACCTGATGCAAAAAGGGTATTGGAATTTGCCGTTGAAGAAGCAAGGATACTTCACCACCAGTTTGTTGGTCCTGAGCATCTACTTATAGGAATAGTAAGAGAAAAAACAGGACTTGGTGGTAGAGTATTAAGAGGCTTTGGTATAGATGAATACTCAATAAGAAAAGAAATTCTCCAGATACTTGGAGAAATACCACCACAGGAACAGGTTAAACAGGTTCCAACACCTAATATTGATAGATTCTCAAGGGATTTAACTGCACTTGCAAGGGAAGGAAAACTTGACCCTGTAATCGGTAGGGATAAAGAGATAGACAGAGTTATACAGATACTTTCCAGAAGAAGAAAGAACAACCCTGTTTTAATAGGTGAACCAGGTGTAGGAAAAACATCAATAGTAGAAGGTTTAGCCCAGAGAATAGCAAACAAAGAAGTCCCAGAACCACTCCAATCTAAAAGAATCGTTGCCCTTGACCTTGCTGCACTGGTTGCAGGAACAAAATACAGAGGTCAGTTTGAGGAAAGACTGAAAAATATTCTAAAAGAACTGGAAAAAGCACCTTATATCATCCTGTTTATAGACGAGCTCCACACACTTGTTGGAGCAGGAGCTGCAGAAGGCTCAATTGACGCCTCAAATATGCTTAAACCTGCACTGGCAAGGGGAGAAATACAGGTAATTGGAGCAACAACGATTGATGAATACAGAAAATATATAGAAAAAGACGGAGCACTTGAAAGAAGATTCCAGCCTGTTTTAGTAGAGCCTCCAACTCCAGAAGATACTATCAAAATACTTATGGGTCTGAAGAAAAAGTTTGAAGAATTTCATGAAGTAGAATACACAAAATCAGCTATAGAAAAGGCAGTTGATTATTCTGTCAAATACATAACAGACAGACAGCTTCCAGATAAGGCTATAGACCTGATTGATGAGGCAGGGGCGTGGGTAAGAATCAGGGAGATGGAACTACCCCCTAAGCTGAGAAAAATAGAAGAAAAAATAAAGAAAATAGAAGAAGAAAAAGCAAAAGCTGCAAGGGAACAGGACTACGAGAAGGCTGCAAGACTGAGAGATGAAGAGCTGAAACTCAGAGCAAAATTTGAAACCCTGAAAGCAGAATGGAAAGAAAAAAGAAAAATCAAAAAACCAAAAGTTAAAGACAAAGATATAGCACAGGTAGTTGCAAAATGGACAGGTATTCCTGTTGCAAGACTTACAGAAAGTCAGGCAGAAAAACTACTTCATATTGAAGAAGAACTCCACAAAAGAGTTGTTGACCAGGACGAAGCTATAAAAGCAATATCCAAAGCAATCAGAAGAAACAGTGTTGGCCTGAAAGGAGCCCACAGACCAATCGGAGTATTTATGTTCCTTGGTCCAACAGGTGTAGGTAAAACAGAAACAGCCAAAGCACTGGCAGAATACCTGTTTGGAACAGAAGATGCTTTAATTAGATTTGATATGTCTGAATATATGGAAAAACATACTGTATCCAGACTTATAGGTGCACCTCCAGGATACGTAGGATATGAAGAAGGTGGGCAGCTTACTGAAGCAGTAAGAAGAAGACCTTATTCTGTAATACTGTTTGATGAAATAGAAAAAGCACACCCAGATGTGTTTAATATCTTCCTGCAGATTTTTGATGATGGAAGGTTAACAGACTCATTCGGTAGAGTTGTTGATTTTAGCAACACAATCATAATTATGACATCTAACCTTGGAGCCAGGCTTATACTGGAAAGTGGAAAGGTAGGGTTTGAGCAGAAATCTGGAATGCTTGATTATGAGGAAATGAAAAAGAATGTTCTCCAGCAGGTTAAGAAACATTTCAGCCCAGAATTCCTGAACAGACTTGATGAAATAATCGTATTCAAGCCATTGGACAAAGAAGTAATGAAAGGTATAATTGATATACAACTTAAAGAGATTAATAAAAGGCTGAAAGAATGGGGAATAACTGTAAAACTGTCCAAGAAGTTTGTGGATTATCTAATAGAAAAAGAATTCAGACCAGAATTTGGAGCAAGGTCTATCAAAAGAGCACTGCAATCACTGGTGGAAGACCTGCTGGCAGAAGAGATACTGAAAGGCAAATTGCCACCTGGTTCAACAGCGGAAGTGGTTGTGAAAAAGGATGGCTCAGTTGGTATAAAAGTGAAAAAACAAAAACAAACCAAGAAAAAAGAAAAAGAAGTAGCAGCTACATAA